A genomic window from Sulfurospirillum multivorans DSM 12446 includes:
- a CDS encoding AMP-binding protein, translated as MRVMIQNDDGSENVYESKSLVDTTLKNRVILIPSKTKEENAIEILRAYLSSAKPILYDQENLSLKAKIESLGAETFNDIDFAAMFFTSGSTGFPTGAFKSRENIETDMEALLLEFGNFQIEKVVATVPFIHIYGFLAALLLPLKLDVDLLFKEHFLPHDLLESAKPHHLVVTTPLYIKSLLRLDEVKDLSQTIFISSTGPLPVETAKEFTDTFNTTLIQLFGSTECGSIAFKKQDDTFLTPFHSVEASLNTEGLLHVKSPFISQTLWQEGLVQTNGAIQSFDYALIENGKFQLIGRSSNIVKIAGKRYATAQIEEILEAMEGIEKALVHVKHNNAELKDEVLQIFLEATRPITVKEIKSAIKHTLGKINLPIELKVVDKISTTLMGKKCMPIN; from the coding sequence ATGAGAGTTATGATACAAAACGATGATGGCAGTGAAAACGTTTACGAAAGTAAGAGCCTCGTCGATACAACACTCAAAAACCGCGTCATTCTTATTCCCTCAAAAACCAAAGAAGAGAATGCCATTGAGATTTTACGAGCCTATCTTTCAAGCGCAAAACCCATTTTATACGATCAAGAGAACCTCTCTTTAAAAGCAAAAATTGAATCACTGGGCGCCGAAACCTTTAACGACATTGACTTTGCTGCCATGTTTTTTACCTCGGGAAGTACAGGCTTTCCAACGGGTGCCTTTAAAAGCAGAGAAAACATCGAAACCGATATGGAAGCCCTGCTGTTAGAATTTGGCAATTTTCAGATCGAGAAAGTCGTTGCAACTGTTCCATTCATCCATATCTACGGCTTTTTAGCCGCACTTTTACTACCACTCAAATTGGATGTTGATTTACTCTTTAAAGAGCATTTTTTACCCCACGATCTGCTGGAATCTGCGAAGCCTCATCACCTTGTCGTCACCACGCCGCTTTACATCAAGTCACTTTTGAGGTTGGATGAAGTAAAAGACCTGAGTCAAACGATTTTTATCAGCTCCACAGGTCCTTTGCCTGTCGAAACTGCCAAAGAATTTACCGACACATTTAACACGACACTCATTCAACTCTTTGGCTCGACCGAGTGTGGAAGTATCGCCTTTAAAAAACAAGATGATACTTTTTTGACACCGTTTCATAGCGTGGAAGCCTCACTGAATACCGAAGGACTTTTACATGTAAAGTCACCCTTTATCTCGCAAACCTTGTGGCAAGAGGGTTTGGTGCAAACAAATGGAGCAATTCAGAGTTTTGATTATGCTTTGATAGAAAATGGGAAATTTCAACTTATAGGACGAAGCAGTAATATCGTGAAAATCGCAGGTAAACGCTACGCTACGGCGCAAATCGAAGAGATACTTGAAGCGATGGAGGGCATCGAAAAAGCGCTCGTGCATGTCAAACACAACAATGCCGAGCTAAAAGACGAAGTCTTGCAAATTTTTCTCGAAGCCACGCGCCCCATCACCGTAAAAGAGATCAAAAGTGCCATCAAACACACATTGGGGAAAATCAATCTACCGATTGAGCTCAAAGTGGTCGATAAAATCTCCACCACTTTGATGGGTAAAAAGTGTATGCCTATAAATTAA
- a CDS encoding glycosyltransferase family 2 protein, translating to MKKDEMIVVVPTYNNPLTIHAVANDVLSHGYRLIIVDDGSDTPVADIIPAQSENLTILRHTVNQGKGEAIITGAKEVQRLGFSYFISLDGDGQHLASQIETITNACDGADQIIIGARNFDINNVPNGSKFGRWFSNFWACWDTEQTITDSLSGFRLYPTSILDLIIKTKRFDWEMEVLVKHAWKGRLIKEVSIECYYPTPEERVSHFKKFWDTAAIVMVHVKLLPWKFFLKKRYQ from the coding sequence ATGAAAAAAGATGAAATGATCGTTGTCGTTCCGACCTATAACAATCCACTTACGATTCATGCAGTTGCCAATGATGTCTTGAGTCATGGGTACAGGCTGATTATCGTCGATGATGGCTCTGACACGCCTGTAGCGGATATTATCCCAGCACAAAGTGAAAACCTTACCATTCTAAGGCACACGGTCAATCAAGGCAAAGGCGAAGCGATCATCACGGGTGCTAAAGAAGTGCAAAGACTGGGCTTTTCCTATTTTATCAGCCTTGATGGTGATGGACAGCATCTGGCTTCTCAAATTGAAACAATCACTAACGCCTGTGATGGAGCCGATCAAATCATTATCGGTGCGCGCAATTTTGACATTAACAACGTTCCCAATGGTTCCAAATTTGGACGCTGGTTTAGCAACTTTTGGGCCTGTTGGGACACAGAGCAAACCATCACCGATTCACTCTCTGGCTTTAGACTGTATCCTACTTCCATACTCGACCTTATCATCAAAACCAAACGCTTTGACTGGGAGATGGAAGTGCTTGTTAAACACGCGTGGAAAGGTCGACTCATTAAAGAAGTGAGTATCGAATGCTACTACCCAACCCCCGAAGAGCGCGTCAGTCACTTTAAAAAATTTTGGGATACCGCCGCCATCGTTATGGTACATGTCAAGCTCCTACCGTGGAAATTTTTTCTCAAAAAAAGGTACCAATGA
- a CDS encoding beta-ketoacyl-[acyl-carrier-protein] synthase family protein: MPKNSVFINAFESVCCAGDTSEVLFDAICAHQSGIKTFSEFIPNKQIALGKIAPSFSIDEILELTCKKVLAKSSLENFDNTLLVVGSSVGGMQTTEAIFLRDHHYANIDPKLHAIDAIAHTLSHHFTFKDDISFSTACTSSANALGYAYEMIAKGVYENVLVVGFDTLSLTTIRGFDALGVLSSRPCQPFDVNRDGMNVAEGIAVLLLQHKPHEKSIELLGVGYSSDAYQMAHPSPDGAGALCAMQKALKCANVQPSEVGYVNAHGTGTTANDASEASAIEALFGDAVLVSSTKSITGHMLGVAGALEAIICVMALQKQIIPPNTNLVEPENKTLRFVNEAKAQSFRYALSNSLAFGGNNTALLFGLPQ; encoded by the coding sequence ATGCCCAAAAATAGTGTTTTTATCAACGCTTTTGAGTCGGTGTGTTGTGCGGGCGATACGAGCGAAGTGCTATTTGACGCAATTTGTGCGCATCAAAGTGGCATTAAAACGTTCAGTGAATTCATTCCTAACAAGCAGATCGCTTTAGGAAAAATCGCACCATCTTTTTCCATTGATGAGATTTTAGAGCTTACATGTAAAAAGGTTTTAGCCAAAAGCTCTCTTGAAAATTTCGACAACACGCTCCTTGTAGTCGGCTCTTCCGTGGGTGGAATGCAAACAACCGAAGCAATTTTTTTAAGAGACCATCACTACGCCAATATTGACCCTAAACTGCATGCGATTGACGCCATCGCACACACACTTTCTCACCATTTTACATTTAAAGATGACATCTCCTTTTCAACCGCCTGTACGTCCAGTGCGAATGCTCTAGGCTATGCGTATGAGATGATCGCTAAAGGCGTGTATGAAAACGTTTTGGTAGTCGGATTTGATACCTTGTCGCTGACGACTATACGAGGTTTTGATGCGCTTGGTGTGCTGAGTTCGCGTCCGTGCCAGCCGTTTGACGTGAATCGCGATGGTATGAATGTCGCAGAGGGCATCGCCGTTTTGTTGCTTCAACACAAGCCTCATGAAAAGAGCATTGAACTTTTAGGCGTTGGTTACAGTTCCGACGCATATCAGATGGCGCATCCAAGTCCCGATGGAGCAGGTGCGCTTTGCGCGATGCAAAAAGCACTGAAATGTGCCAATGTTCAGCCCTCAGAAGTAGGGTACGTCAACGCACACGGTACGGGAACAACCGCCAATGATGCAAGTGAAGCCAGTGCGATTGAGGCACTTTTTGGAGACGCTGTGCTTGTTAGTTCGACCAAATCGATTACGGGACATATGTTGGGCGTCGCAGGAGCGCTTGAAGCGATCATCTGTGTTATGGCGCTTCAAAAGCAGATCATTCCGCCTAATACGAATCTCGTTGAACCCGAAAATAAAACACTGCGTTTCGTCAATGAAGCTAAGGCGCAATCTTTTCGTTACGCGCTGAGCAATTCACTCGCGTTTGGTGGAAATAACACCGCACTTCTTTTTGGACTGCCCCAATGA
- a CDS encoding phosphopantetheine-binding protein, with protein sequence MVQMQTLKEILIKNLKLEDMTPEDIDDTMPLFGENGLGLDSVDSIELVLTVDKEFGVKITDSKEYEKIFATVQSLLDFINAQK encoded by the coding sequence ATGGTGCAGATGCAAACATTAAAAGAGATCTTGATTAAAAATTTGAAGCTAGAAGATATGACCCCTGAAGATATAGACGACACCATGCCTCTTTTTGGCGAGAATGGCTTGGGGCTTGATTCGGTCGATTCGATCGAGCTTGTATTGACAGTCGATAAAGAGTTTGGCGTGAAGATAACAGATTCTAAAGAGTACGAAAAAATATTTGCTACGGTTCAAAGTTTATTAGACTTTATCAATGCCCAAAAATAG
- the fabG gene encoding 3-oxoacyl-ACP reductase FabG, with amino-acid sequence MKKVLVTGATGSIGEAIVRYFAKEGYFVYIHYKRQKDKALALLEEIQQGEMIQCDLTQKEEVKKAFESLHVNVLVNNAGITKDKLFFFMEEEEWSDVMDANLNSLFYVTKQILPNMIKEKAGSIVNVSSISGLVGNGGQVNYSTTKGGIIAFTKALCVEVARYNIRVNAVAPGVIESEMIHNVDKNITNMIPCKRLGRPEEVAEVVFFLGDKATYVNGEVINISGGMVR; translated from the coding sequence ATGAAAAAAGTGCTGGTCACGGGAGCGACGGGGAGCATTGGAGAGGCGATTGTGCGCTACTTTGCCAAAGAGGGCTACTTTGTGTATATCCACTACAAAAGACAAAAAGACAAAGCGTTAGCACTTTTGGAAGAGATTCAACAAGGCGAGATGATTCAGTGTGATTTGACCCAAAAAGAAGAGGTGAAAAAAGCATTTGAATCTTTACATGTAAACGTTTTAGTCAACAATGCGGGCATCACCAAAGACAAACTTTTTTTCTTTATGGAAGAGGAAGAGTGGAGTGATGTGATGGACGCTAACCTTAACAGCCTTTTTTATGTCACCAAGCAAATCCTTCCAAATATGATCAAAGAAAAAGCAGGCTCCATCGTGAATGTCTCCTCCATCTCAGGACTTGTGGGCAATGGTGGGCAAGTCAACTACTCAACGACCAAAGGCGGTATCATCGCTTTTACAAAAGCACTTTGTGTGGAAGTAGCACGCTATAATATCAGAGTCAATGCGGTAGCCCCCGGTGTCATTGAGTCAGAGATGATCCATAATGTGGATAAAAATATCACCAACATGATTCCATGTAAACGTCTTGGCCGTCCCGAAGAGGTCGCTGAAGTTGTCTTCTTTTTAGGCGACAAAGCAACCTACGTGAACGGTGAAGTGATCAATATTAGTGGTGGAATGGTAAGATAA
- a CDS encoding LolA-like protein, translating into MKVIVLCLVFMLSLFANDASTFKETRYLYALDKNITLEGFITFGEQNIVIEYVKPESKVLTYFEEKLTIQDQNGYKVIDAQSMPSMNYFFLIIKAVHDENSVLLDSFFETTTKGDETLLSPKGVAAEVLEEVRISRQGKKLKSLHVKIKNGDRITIEILD; encoded by the coding sequence ATGAAAGTTATCGTTTTGTGTTTGGTTTTTATGCTCTCTCTTTTTGCCAACGATGCTTCCACCTTTAAAGAGACGCGCTACCTCTACGCGCTTGATAAAAACATCACATTAGAGGGATTCATCACGTTTGGAGAGCAAAACATCGTCATCGAATATGTCAAACCCGAATCCAAAGTTTTGACCTATTTTGAAGAAAAACTCACCATTCAAGACCAAAATGGCTATAAAGTCATCGATGCGCAAAGTATGCCTTCCATGAACTATTTTTTTCTGATTATCAAAGCGGTGCATGATGAAAACAGTGTCTTGTTGGACTCTTTTTTTGAGACAACCACCAAGGGCGATGAGACACTGCTAAGCCCCAAAGGTGTGGCGGCGGAAGTGCTTGAGGAAGTGCGTATCTCACGGCAAGGAAAGAAGCTAAAATCTTTACATGTAAAGATTAAAAACGGCGATAGGATCACCATTGAAATTTTGGACTAA
- a CDS encoding MMPL family transporter — protein MKFWTKSLNIVLFSLVGTLFFVYQNSVHVSTNLLSFLPEGKSKEAFEIYSQFKNSKEVLIATEGFDKASLAKIKTIENKLLSSDLLTLESNITPNAKLIEYTKNNAFYLKNLNKNDSVGIPEKLKSLYETMTQNPYYTTIDASDPLGYFSPKEQKIPINIRDGHLALGDFGYLSVLSIKGTSNTIESYETIYNLVHQELQDMQNVRVFSPTFYFVENAQKIQDDVTFLIVLSTILLLVLYIFIIKNIYLLINTIATLATSALLSFLLIGMIWSEVSVFVLAFGNAIGTLAIDYMFHYYFYGHYENKKKFNTSVFYGFLTTFGGFLIFAWVDFPLIQQVCVFAMISLVLSYLQFVFLFPLIGFKKAQPYTKFYICIPLPYRAIALLSLLAIVLSVPFLKLDTNIKNLDYQNVSLMKEEKFFKDAIKKEGYMPLLLEADSIDGLIGHSNTIQKNFKNATAPLSYFFDKAFYEQRKQEIESLHVNEKKALIEEEATKLGFREGFFKNAYNEALLHPSYQELSLDTLREMGFDVVLHEGKYYTYALVKNSDRNLVSNFTFASCIDAKEMFFTALEKIAHQLLLGGIVAMAFIFFMLWMVCRKTIALSSSFVLLPTALILLFALMGTFTIAHIFMLFIMMLFGIDYGIYMSSEESFKDGTRSAIFFSIIDTFAGFGVLIFSDIGALHAMGLVSCVATAAILVLLMGRKPQ, from the coding sequence TTGAAATTTTGGACTAAATCCCTCAATATCGTTCTTTTTTCCCTTGTCGGCACCCTCTTTTTCGTCTACCAAAACTCCGTGCATGTCTCCACCAACCTGCTCTCTTTTTTGCCTGAGGGAAAGAGCAAAGAGGCGTTTGAGATCTATTCACAGTTCAAAAATTCCAAAGAAGTGCTTATCGCTACCGAAGGGTTTGATAAAGCCTCTCTTGCTAAAATCAAAACCATCGAAAACAAACTGCTTTCTTCCGATCTTTTAACGTTGGAAAGTAACATAACACCCAATGCAAAGCTGATCGAATACACCAAAAACAACGCTTTTTATCTGAAAAACCTCAATAAAAATGACTCAGTTGGCATCCCTGAAAAGTTAAAATCGCTTTATGAAACAATGACACAGAATCCCTACTATACGACCATAGACGCCTCTGATCCGCTGGGTTACTTTAGCCCTAAAGAGCAAAAAATTCCTATTAACATTCGAGATGGTCACTTAGCACTAGGCGATTTTGGTTACCTCTCTGTTTTGAGCATCAAAGGCACTTCTAATACCATTGAGAGTTATGAAACCATCTATAATCTGGTGCATCAAGAGCTTCAGGACATGCAAAATGTCCGCGTCTTTAGCCCGACATTTTACTTTGTGGAAAACGCGCAAAAGATTCAAGATGATGTCACCTTTTTGATTGTCCTCTCGACCATTTTGTTACTTGTGCTTTATATTTTTATTATCAAAAATATCTACCTTCTTATCAACACCATTGCCACACTTGCCACCTCTGCTCTGCTTTCATTTTTGCTGATTGGCATGATTTGGAGTGAAGTCTCCGTCTTTGTATTGGCTTTTGGAAATGCCATAGGAACGTTGGCGATTGACTACATGTTTCATTACTACTTTTACGGGCATTATGAGAATAAAAAGAAGTTTAATACCTCTGTATTTTACGGCTTTCTCACCACCTTTGGCGGCTTTTTGATCTTCGCTTGGGTTGATTTCCCCCTCATCCAACAAGTGTGTGTCTTTGCGATGATCTCGCTCGTGCTCTCGTACCTCCAATTCGTTTTCCTCTTCCCGCTCATCGGGTTCAAAAAAGCACAACCTTATACCAAATTTTACATCTGCATCCCGTTACCCTACCGTGCCATCGCCCTCCTTTCGTTGTTAGCCATTGTTCTAAGTGTGCCTTTTTTAAAGCTTGATACCAATATCAAAAACCTTGACTACCAGAATGTCTCCTTAATGAAAGAGGAAAAATTCTTCAAAGATGCGATTAAAAAAGAGGGTTATATGCCTCTTTTACTCGAAGCAGACTCCATTGATGGGCTTATAGGACACAGCAATACCATCCAAAAGAACTTTAAAAATGCCACGGCTCCGCTCTCCTACTTTTTTGACAAAGCATTTTACGAGCAAAGAAAACAAGAGATTGAGTCTTTACATGTAAACGAGAAAAAAGCACTCATCGAAGAAGAAGCAACCAAGCTGGGCTTTCGTGAAGGGTTCTTTAAAAACGCCTACAACGAAGCACTTTTACACCCAAGCTATCAAGAACTCTCTTTAGACACGCTGCGCGAGATGGGCTTTGATGTTGTCTTGCATGAGGGGAAATATTACACCTACGCTTTGGTGAAAAACAGTGACCGAAACTTAGTGTCAAATTTTACATTTGCCTCTTGCATCGATGCTAAAGAGATGTTCTTTACTGCGTTAGAAAAAATTGCACATCAACTTCTCCTTGGCGGCATTGTAGCGATGGCGTTTATCTTTTTTATGCTTTGGATGGTGTGTCGCAAAACCATCGCACTCAGTTCTAGTTTTGTCCTGTTGCCAACCGCGCTTATTTTACTCTTTGCACTGATGGGGACATTTACCATTGCGCATATTTTTATGCTGTTTATCATGATGCTTTTTGGCATCGACTATGGCATCTATATGAGCAGTGAGGAGAGCTTCAAGGATGGAACCAGAAGTGCGATTTTCTTCTCCATCATTGACACGTTTGCGGGCTTTGGGGTGCTCATTTTCAGCGACATTGGTGCCCTTCATGCGATGGGTCTGGTTTCATGCGTTGCCACGGCGGCTATTTTAGTTTTATTGATGGGAAGGAAGCCACAATGA
- a CDS encoding HAL/PAL/TAL family ammonia-lyase encodes MKLTIDDRYIRLEEICNASTVQVSNDAHFEANFLLGHTFLMNEIKKGKPIYGVTTGYGASGKNYLTYEQSAILQQNLYRFHGCGVGEPLSSKTSRYALICRLISLSKGKSGISYALLQRLELLLEKEIIPVIPSLGSVGASGDLTPLSYIAAVIAGEREVWYEGAIVPTSEVYAKLGIAPYVFKPKEALAIMNGTTIMSAIALSSLESFEVILSSMESFVAGMFEVLLGDTTPLDSFVHEAKPFTGQIQSAFNIKAKIEGSKLTHGRDDRYDKFFADNDLNIQDTYSMRCAPQVLGVIRDNLEISKKWVEQEINSVNDNPLIDGKNQKIYTSGNFYGGYVAHAMDTLKICAANLADLLDKEFALLVDHKFNRGLGENLKLSREHYFHGFKAMQITLSSLSADVIKNTTAASIHSRPTESLNQDKVSMGTTAALDFKKMMEPLELMLSIAFMGMAQAVDIRGKESVSPTLLNYYEAIREHAKPLLEDRRMDIDIKEIHKIIRKGALA; translated from the coding sequence ATGAAATTAACGATAGATGACCGCTACATCCGCCTAGAAGAGATATGCAACGCCAGCACTGTTCAGGTCTCAAACGATGCTCACTTTGAAGCGAATTTTTTGCTTGGTCACACCTTTTTGATGAATGAAATCAAAAAAGGCAAACCCATTTACGGCGTCACCACCGGTTATGGCGCAAGTGGCAAGAATTACCTCACGTACGAGCAAAGTGCCATTTTGCAACAAAATCTTTACCGATTTCATGGCTGTGGAGTAGGCGAACCACTCAGTTCTAAAACATCGCGTTACGCGCTGATTTGCAGACTGATTTCACTTTCCAAAGGCAAATCGGGCATCTCGTATGCACTTTTGCAACGACTTGAACTCTTGCTTGAAAAAGAGATCATTCCTGTTATTCCCTCCTTAGGTTCTGTAGGAGCCAGTGGCGATTTGACACCGCTTTCATACATTGCCGCGGTCATCGCGGGAGAGAGAGAAGTGTGGTATGAAGGCGCTATTGTGCCAACCAGCGAAGTGTATGCCAAACTGGGTATTGCGCCGTATGTGTTTAAGCCTAAAGAGGCGCTTGCCATCATGAATGGTACGACCATTATGAGTGCGATTGCTCTTTCTTCTTTGGAAAGCTTTGAAGTCATACTCTCAAGCATGGAATCCTTTGTAGCTGGCATGTTTGAAGTGCTTTTGGGTGACACCACACCTTTAGATTCGTTTGTGCATGAGGCGAAACCTTTTACAGGACAAATTCAAAGTGCTTTCAACATCAAAGCTAAAATCGAAGGCTCCAAACTCACCCATGGACGCGATGACCGCTATGATAAGTTCTTTGCAGACAATGATCTGAACATTCAAGACACCTACTCAATGCGTTGCGCGCCCCAAGTTTTAGGCGTGATTCGCGATAATTTAGAAATTTCTAAAAAATGGGTCGAACAAGAGATCAATTCGGTCAATGACAATCCGCTCATTGATGGCAAAAACCAAAAAATCTACACCTCAGGCAATTTTTACGGTGGTTACGTCGCTCACGCAATGGACACACTGAAAATCTGTGCGGCAAACCTTGCTGACTTGCTCGATAAAGAGTTTGCCCTTCTGGTCGATCACAAATTTAACCGAGGGCTTGGCGAAAACCTCAAGCTCAGCCGCGAGCACTATTTCCACGGCTTTAAAGCGATGCAAATCACACTCAGTTCCCTGAGTGCTGATGTCATTAAAAACACCACCGCCGCGTCCATTCACTCTCGCCCCACCGAATCGCTCAATCAAGACAAAGTGAGCATGGGAACGACCGCGGCACTGGACTTTAAAAAGATGATGGAACCCCTTGAACTGATGCTGAGCATCGCATTTATGGGCATGGCTCAAGCCGTGGACATCAGGGGCAAAGAGAGCGTTTCTCCAACACTTCTTAACTATTATGAGGCTATCAGAGAACACGCCAAACCACTGTTGGAAGACAGACGCATGGACATCGACATTAAAGAAATACATAAAATTATACGCAAAGGAGCTCTTGCATGA
- a CDS encoding beta-ketoacyl synthase chain length factor, whose product MKVNLEILSSAYLLGEKSLELPRIKELVPQMMVRRRLTKAAKICVELLSRVEHFKGGRILCGSAFGELETTANILNAIHDEQPLSPTDFQNSVYNTAVSYLSILYHNHNEILTLSCGDKTARSVLKAGALKALDGDILLLLCFETLDIPNIEQVNHCIDYLESGVALVVRVTEEEATLSLQKSELAGVPNSISEMLHVAQNAPTLEHAIVEVNL is encoded by the coding sequence ATGAAGGTCAATTTAGAGATTTTAAGCAGTGCTTATTTATTGGGCGAGAAAAGTTTGGAGTTGCCTCGTATCAAAGAACTCGTGCCTCAAATGATGGTGCGTCGAAGGCTGACCAAAGCGGCTAAAATTTGCGTAGAGCTTCTGAGCCGTGTCGAGCATTTTAAAGGTGGACGCATCCTTTGTGGGAGCGCTTTTGGTGAGCTTGAAACGACGGCGAATATCTTGAATGCGATTCACGATGAACAACCTTTAAGCCCCACCGATTTTCAAAATTCGGTTTACAACACCGCTGTTTCGTACCTCTCTATTTTGTACCACAATCACAATGAGATTTTAACGCTCTCGTGTGGCGACAAAACGGCGCGAAGTGTTCTTAAAGCAGGAGCACTTAAAGCGTTGGATGGCGATATACTGCTTCTTTTGTGTTTTGAAACATTGGATATCCCAAACATTGAGCAGGTCAATCACTGCATTGATTATCTTGAAAGTGGTGTGGCGTTGGTGGTAAGAGTTACCGAAGAAGAAGCGACGTTAAGTCTTCAAAAAAGTGAGCTTGCAGGTGTTCCAAACTCGATCAGCGAGATGTTACATGTAGCGCAGAATGCACCCACGTTAGAGCATGCGATTGTCGAAGTGAACCTATGA
- a CDS encoding lysophospholipid acyltransferase family protein has translation MSTKQRGSGWSIKLVYTFYTLFGYTFIYYLMYPVTFFYFLVAGNVKEALRDYYAHINKPFNNWVYYEHLRHFAITMCDRFVSKVSPKDYTFEIKNEAELMRYLHSGGILLLSHFGGWASAGNCFSDLKINIVMQESLIAPIKCIEENIETKNQHLSIIDLSKGGVDVTMKIASALLNNEIVAMMADRATEAKHKEIVTFFGKEVEFNKNPFSIAYKTEKPLMGIAFIYQKPQHYRIEFTEITMDKNNHAREEIHKAMQNYADFFATHVASHPEQWFNLYPFWKEKA, from the coding sequence ATGAGCACGAAACAGCGGGGCAGCGGTTGGAGCATCAAACTCGTTTACACCTTTTACACGCTCTTTGGCTATACCTTTATCTACTACCTGATGTATCCCGTGACCTTTTTCTATTTTTTAGTCGCAGGCAATGTCAAAGAAGCCCTACGTGATTACTACGCCCATATCAACAAACCGTTTAACAACTGGGTCTATTATGAGCATTTGCGACACTTCGCAATCACGATGTGCGACCGTTTTGTCTCCAAAGTCAGCCCTAAAGATTATACGTTTGAGATCAAAAACGAAGCAGAACTTATGCGTTATCTTCACAGTGGTGGCATCTTGCTTTTATCACATTTTGGGGGCTGGGCGAGTGCTGGAAACTGTTTTAGCGATCTTAAAATCAACATTGTGATGCAAGAATCTCTCATCGCGCCCATTAAATGTATCGAAGAGAACATTGAAACAAAAAATCAGCATTTATCCATCATCGATCTTTCCAAAGGCGGTGTTGATGTCACAATGAAAATCGCCTCAGCACTTCTTAACAACGAGATTGTAGCGATGATGGCAGACCGCGCTACTGAAGCTAAACACAAAGAAATTGTAACCTTTTTTGGCAAAGAGGTAGAGTTTAATAAGAACCCTTTTAGCATTGCGTATAAAACCGAAAAACCACTTATGGGAATTGCTTTTATCTATCAAAAGCCCCAGCATTACCGCATTGAATTTACCGAAATTACGATGGATAAAAACAACCACGCTCGTGAAGAGATCCACAAAGCGATGCAAAATTACGCTGATTTTTTTGCAACGCATGTCGCTTCGCATCCTGAACAATGGTTCAATTTATACCCTTTTTGGAAAGAAAAAGCATGA